A DNA window from Aminiphilus circumscriptus DSM 16581 contains the following coding sequences:
- a CDS encoding uroporphyrinogen decarboxylase family protein, translated as MMTTGKELVLRALHFEPVERTPWVPFTGVHSARLLEQDATTYLQDASSIVRGVTLAAERTLADGVCSVFDLQVEAEVLGCRLKWSPNNPPAVASHILEEGKALADLPALAKDQGRIPLCLEATRELVRTIGDQLAVFSLLCGPFTLALHLAGQSFLTDLIENPEYAQEVLRFCSDTSCRLAAWYLETGSPVVAIVDPMTSQISPRHFRKFVAPCLEPVIATIREKGGIASLFCCGDATKNIELMMQCGPHAVAFDEQVDLALVRNLAKKHHVSFEGNMPLTTTLLFGSPLECARDAATRLDIGGKEGYILSPGCDLPFHTPLYNLEAVGRFVRFGELPQETAGFVSLEQALSAADESGEELQPVEIVPGRVFIEIVTLDSEGCAPCQYMCEAVRSVEKHYGKRLLWRETLIKSLAGIRRTQKLGVSTLPTLLINNEIVFDNLVPTREELIREIDRRLSGPQEER; from the coding sequence ATGATGACGACGGGAAAAGAACTCGTGTTGCGGGCATTGCACTTCGAACCGGTGGAACGCACCCCCTGGGTCCCTTTCACGGGGGTCCATTCGGCTCGGCTTCTCGAACAGGACGCGACGACCTATCTTCAAGACGCCTCCTCCATCGTTCGGGGAGTGACCCTTGCGGCGGAGCGCACCCTCGCCGACGGCGTCTGCTCCGTCTTCGATCTCCAGGTGGAGGCGGAAGTGCTGGGATGCCGCCTCAAGTGGTCTCCGAACAATCCTCCCGCCGTGGCCTCCCACATCCTGGAGGAGGGGAAGGCCCTGGCGGACCTGCCCGCCCTCGCCAAGGACCAGGGACGTATTCCCCTGTGTCTTGAGGCAACCCGGGAACTCGTCCGCACCATCGGAGACCAGCTCGCGGTCTTCTCCCTTCTCTGCGGTCCCTTCACGCTGGCGCTCCATCTGGCGGGACAGTCCTTTCTCACGGATCTCATCGAAAACCCCGAGTACGCCCAGGAAGTCCTCCGCTTCTGCAGCGACACATCCTGCCGCCTCGCAGCGTGGTATCTCGAGACGGGATCACCCGTGGTGGCCATCGTGGACCCCATGACGAGCCAGATCTCTCCCCGCCACTTCCGGAAGTTCGTCGCCCCCTGCCTGGAGCCGGTTATCGCCACCATCCGGGAGAAAGGCGGCATCGCCTCGCTCTTCTGTTGCGGCGACGCGACAAAGAACATCGAACTCATGATGCAGTGCGGTCCCCATGCCGTCGCCTTCGATGAACAGGTTGACCTGGCGCTGGTGCGGAACCTGGCGAAAAAGCACCACGTGAGCTTCGAGGGAAACATGCCCCTCACCACGACGCTGCTCTTCGGCTCGCCCCTCGAATGCGCCCGGGATGCGGCGACGCGGCTCGACATCGGCGGCAAGGAAGGCTACATTCTCTCCCCCGGCTGCGACCTTCCCTTTCACACGCCCCTGTACAATCTGGAGGCGGTGGGACGGTTCGTCCGCTTCGGCGAACTCCCCCAGGAAACGGCGGGATTCGTCTCCCTCGAACAGGCCCTGAGCGCCGCGGACGAGAGCGGAGAGGAGCTACAGCCGGTGGAGATCGTCCCCGGAAGAGTTTTCATCGAGATCGTCACCCTCGATTCCGAGGGGTGCGCTCCCTGCCAGTACATGTGCGAGGCCGTGCGGAGCGTGGAAAAACACTACGGAAAGCGGCTTCTCTGGCGGGAGACGCTCATCAAGAGCCTCGCGGGAATCCGCCGCACCCAGAAACTGGGGGTCTCCACCCTCCCCACGCTGCTCATCAACAACGAAATCGTCTTCGACAACCTCGTTCCCACCCGGGAGGAACTGATCCGGGAGATCGACCGCCGTCTTTCGGGACCACAGGAAGAGCGCTGA
- a CDS encoding ABC transporter permease, with protein sequence MFLESVAFILGTTLMYATPLLYAALGGTVSENAGVVNIGLEGMMTFGAFVGAAVGYFLQDAWLGFVAAGVAGGLLALLHAVACVTFKANQVVSGIALNFIGPGISLFCSRLLFDGATQTLALPLDAKISRPLNGVFPQNGFWDMVLNQYATVYVGFFLAGVLWFVLYRTRLGLRLRAVGEHPRAADTLGIDVDRLKYLAVVSGGVLAGFGGAAMSVAVVSRFSATLICGQGFIALAAMIFGKWKPQGAAAACLLFGAAQGLVVFMGRADMQRLLPVPSQLLAMIPFILTLAILVGFVGKAVAPAADGIPYEKDAA encoded by the coding sequence ATGTTTCTTGAGAGCGTCGCCTTCATCCTGGGAACGACCCTCATGTACGCCACGCCGCTTCTCTACGCGGCGCTCGGGGGCACCGTCTCGGAAAACGCGGGGGTGGTGAACATCGGCCTGGAGGGGATGATGACCTTCGGTGCCTTCGTGGGGGCCGCGGTGGGCTATTTCCTTCAGGACGCGTGGCTGGGTTTCGTCGCCGCGGGGGTCGCGGGGGGACTTTTGGCCCTGCTTCATGCCGTGGCCTGTGTGACCTTCAAGGCGAACCAGGTGGTCTCGGGCATCGCTCTGAACTTCATCGGCCCCGGCATCTCCTTGTTCTGCTCGCGGCTTCTCTTCGACGGGGCCACCCAGACGCTTGCCCTTCCGCTGGACGCCAAGATTTCACGCCCGCTGAACGGCGTTTTTCCCCAGAACGGCTTCTGGGACATGGTCCTCAATCAGTATGCCACGGTCTACGTGGGATTTTTCCTGGCGGGAGTGCTCTGGTTCGTGCTCTATCGCACCCGTCTTGGGCTGCGGCTCCGCGCCGTGGGGGAGCATCCGAGGGCGGCGGACACCCTGGGTATCGACGTGGACCGCCTCAAGTACCTCGCGGTCGTCTCCGGCGGCGTGCTGGCGGGATTCGGCGGGGCCGCCATGAGCGTCGCCGTGGTCTCCCGCTTCAGCGCCACCCTCATCTGCGGACAGGGATTCATCGCGTTGGCGGCGATGATCTTCGGCAAATGGAAACCCCAGGGAGCGGCGGCGGCGTGTCTGCTCTTCGGCGCGGCCCAGGGACTGGTAGTCTTCATGGGACGGGCGGACATGCAGCGTCTCTTGCCCGTCCCCTCCCAGCTCCTGGCCATGATTCCCTTCATCCTCACCCTTGCGATCCTCGTGGGGTTTGTGGGCAAGGCGGTAGCCCCCGCCGCGGATGGCATTCCCTACGAGAAGGACGCCGCCTGA